A single genomic interval of Labrus bergylta chromosome 18, fLabBer1.1, whole genome shotgun sequence harbors:
- the rtn1a gene encoding reticulon-1a isoform X4, with the protein MCAIDLLYWRNVKQSGAVFSGVLLLLFSLTQFSVVSVGAYLALAALSATISFRIYKSVLQAVQKTDEGHPFKSYLEMEIALSQDQISKYADKILLYSNTCMKELRRLFLVQDLVDSLKFAVLMWLLTYVGALFNGLTLLILAVVSMFTMPVVYEKHQAQIDQYVGLIRTQVNSVVGKIQAKIPGAKRKEE; encoded by the exons ATGTGTG CGATTGACCTGCTCTACTGGAGGAATGTGAAACAGTCAGGGGCCGTGTTCAGCGGCGTGCTACTGCTTCTCTTCTCCCTGACCCAGTTCAGCGTGGTCAGCGTAGGAGCCTACTTAGCCCTGGCAGCCCTCTCCGCCACCATCAGCTTCAGGATCTACAAGTCTGTGCTGCAGGCTGTGCAGAAGACCGATGAGGGGCATCCTTTCAA ATCTTACCTGGAGATGGAGATTGCTCTATCCCAGGACCAGATTAGTAAATATGCCGACAAAATCCTGCTGTACTCCAATACCTGTATGAAAGAGCTGCGCAGGCTGTTCCTTGTACAAGACTTGGTCGACTCCTTGAAG TTTGCTGTTTTGATGTGGCTTCTGACCTATGTGGGCGCTCTCTTCAACGGCCTTACCCTGCTGATCCTAG CTGTGGTTTCCATGTTCACCATGCCTGTGGTCTATGAGAAGCATCAG gcgcAGATTGATCAATATGTGGGGTTAATACGGACCCAAGTCAACTCTGTGGTGGGAAA GATCCAAGCGAAGATCCCCGGGgcaaagaggaaggaggagtaA
- the rtn1a gene encoding reticulon-1a isoform X3 yields the protein MGAAAIDLLYWRNVKQSGAVFSGVLLLLFSLTQFSVVSVGAYLALAALSATISFRIYKSVLQAVQKTDEGHPFKSYLEMEIALSQDQISKYADKILLYSNTCMKELRRLFLVQDLVDSLKFAVLMWLLTYVGALFNGLTLLILAVVSMFTMPVVYEKHQAQIDQYVGLIRTQVNSVVGKIQAKIPGAKRKEE from the exons ATGGGAGCCGCAG CGATTGACCTGCTCTACTGGAGGAATGTGAAACAGTCAGGGGCCGTGTTCAGCGGCGTGCTACTGCTTCTCTTCTCCCTGACCCAGTTCAGCGTGGTCAGCGTAGGAGCCTACTTAGCCCTGGCAGCCCTCTCCGCCACCATCAGCTTCAGGATCTACAAGTCTGTGCTGCAGGCTGTGCAGAAGACCGATGAGGGGCATCCTTTCAA ATCTTACCTGGAGATGGAGATTGCTCTATCCCAGGACCAGATTAGTAAATATGCCGACAAAATCCTGCTGTACTCCAATACCTGTATGAAAGAGCTGCGCAGGCTGTTCCTTGTACAAGACTTGGTCGACTCCTTGAAG TTTGCTGTTTTGATGTGGCTTCTGACCTATGTGGGCGCTCTCTTCAACGGCCTTACCCTGCTGATCCTAG CTGTGGTTTCCATGTTCACCATGCCTGTGGTCTATGAGAAGCATCAG gcgcAGATTGATCAATATGTGGGGTTAATACGGACCCAAGTCAACTCTGTGGTGGGAAA GATCCAAGCGAAGATCCCCGGGgcaaagaggaaggaggagtaA
- the rtn1a gene encoding reticulon-1a isoform X2, whose protein sequence is MQATADVTKKESSWSSWKGQAIDLLYWRNVKQSGAVFSGVLLLLFSLTQFSVVSVGAYLALAALSATISFRIYKSVLQAVQKTDEGHPFKSYLEMEIALSQDQISKYADKILLYSNTCMKELRRLFLVQDLVDSLKFAVLMWLLTYVGALFNGLTLLILAVVSMFTMPVVYEKHQAQIDQYVGLIRTQVNSVVGKIQAKIPGAKRKEE, encoded by the exons AGGGCCAGG CGATTGACCTGCTCTACTGGAGGAATGTGAAACAGTCAGGGGCCGTGTTCAGCGGCGTGCTACTGCTTCTCTTCTCCCTGACCCAGTTCAGCGTGGTCAGCGTAGGAGCCTACTTAGCCCTGGCAGCCCTCTCCGCCACCATCAGCTTCAGGATCTACAAGTCTGTGCTGCAGGCTGTGCAGAAGACCGATGAGGGGCATCCTTTCAA ATCTTACCTGGAGATGGAGATTGCTCTATCCCAGGACCAGATTAGTAAATATGCCGACAAAATCCTGCTGTACTCCAATACCTGTATGAAAGAGCTGCGCAGGCTGTTCCTTGTACAAGACTTGGTCGACTCCTTGAAG TTTGCTGTTTTGATGTGGCTTCTGACCTATGTGGGCGCTCTCTTCAACGGCCTTACCCTGCTGATCCTAG CTGTGGTTTCCATGTTCACCATGCCTGTGGTCTATGAGAAGCATCAG gcgcAGATTGATCAATATGTGGGGTTAATACGGACCCAAGTCAACTCTGTGGTGGGAAA GATCCAAGCGAAGATCCCCGGGgcaaagaggaaggaggagtaA